The genome window AACGTCGGCGGCATTGGCCTGCAGGATTCGCTTGGCGTCGTACAGGGTCCAGGAGGACTGATTGGCGGCGATGGGAGTGTTGACCGAACGCCGGACGTGGGCCAGGGCGTTCAGGTCGTTGATGATCACCGGCTCTTCCACCCACTCGAGATCGAATTTCTCCACCTGCTTGATGAAGCGGATCGCCGTCCCCGGGGTCCAGGCCTCGTTGGCGTCGACCCGGATATTGACCTTCCCTCCAACGGCGTCACGGACCGCTTCGATGGCCGCGATGTCGTTGTTCAGATCGCCCCCGACCTTGAAGAAGATGGTCTGAAAACCCTGCGAAACCGCTTTCTTGGACCTCCGGACCATTTCGTCCAAAGGAAAGCGGAGAAGGTAGTAGAAGATGGGAATGCGCTCCCGCAGCAATCCCCCGAGCAGGAAGTAGAGCGGCTGGCCCGAGACTTTCCCCAGGATGTCCCAGAGCGCGGTTTCGATGCCTCCCATCATCACGTTGCCGACGCGCTCGAAAAAGCTCCAGTTCCCGAGGCTCCTCAGATCGTTGAGGATGCGCTCGATGTTTCTGGGATCCTTTCCCAGCAAAAACGGCTTGGCGGACAGGATGGCGGCTTCGATGACCTGTGCATTGGGCCGGCAGATGCACTCTCCCAACCCCGTGACGCCTTCGTCGGTCTCCACTTCGATGAGAATCTCGGTCGTCCCGAGTCGATATCCGCTGGAGACGAATTCCGGTTCCCGGTGGGGCAGATTCAAGCAGGTCGTCTTGATGTCGCTGATCTTCAAACCAACGTCCTTTCAGAGTCTCCGCCGTTCCGCCGCCGTGCTCATCGAGGAATGACGGGAAGCACCAGAGCCGACGGGTACCCGGAATCATGGTGGATGGTCTGCTTCGCGATCTTCATTTCGGCGCTGGTTCCCAGGCGATTTCCGGTGTTCAGATTTCTCGCATAGCGGGGGAAATTGCTGCTGGAGACTTCGAGCCGGATCCGGTGGCCCGCTTTGAAGACGGTGCTCGTCTCCCAGAGGCTGATCCGGTACTCATAGATCTTGTCCGGTTCGATGAGGCTCGGATTCTCCAGGGACTCCCGGAAGGAAGCCCGCATGATGCCCTCGCAGATGTGGATCGCGCGCCCGTCCGGATAGACATCGGTCAGGGTCGCCGTGAAATCGGTGTCCTTGGCGTTCGAGGCTGCGTACAGCCTCAGCTCGACCGGGCCGGGGACTTCCGTGTCCCGATCCAGGGGTTGGCTCGTGTACACGAGCACATCGTCCCTTCGCTGCACCGGACGGCGGTCTCTCGGACCTTTCAGATCGCCGTGGGTCGAGATCTGGCCTCCCAGCGTCGGCACCGGATCGTGGGGATTGTAGCGATAGGAATCCGTGGGGGCGGACGAACCGTCCGGTTGTAGAGAAAGCCGGCCGTTCCCGTGAAGAGAGTTGGCGCTCCCGCGGCTGGAGAGGTAGTAGTTGGTCCACCTGGTCCGGGCCAGGGGCCACTCCATCTCGTCTCTCCACCGATCGTCTCCCATCACGAAGATGCGGATCGGCGCTTCCCGGTCGATTCCGTTTTCGATCCCCTTCAGCCAATAGTCGTACCATCGCAGGTGGACGGACTTCAGATCGGCGCCGTCGCCGAAGGTGACGGTCTTTCCGTCCTCCATGCGATAGCCGCCGTGGGCCCAGGGACCCACCAGGATCTTGGTTCCCTTCCTTGCCGTCTCCGACCCTCCCTCCTCGCGCATGCCCTTGAAGTTGCGAAACGCTTCGTGCACCAGATTGTCGTACCAGCCGCTCATGAGATAGGCCGGTACCGTGATCCGGCCGTATTTTTCCTTCACTCCATAGGACTTCCAGTACGAGTCATACTTCCAGTGCCGCAGCCAGTCCTTGTAGTAGGAACCCTCCTGCAAATCGTCAAGGGCCGTCATCAGGGGAAGCCGGCGAAAGACCTCCTCGTAATTCACCGTCGCTTCTCCGTGGGCGAAACGGGAGATGTTCGGCTGCAAGGTATGGCCCGCGAGAAAGACTCCAGCCATGAATATGACGCCCAACTGGGGGACGCCGTCGTTGTAGAGATGGCCGAAGTTGGTCTGCTGGTTGGACGCCGGAACCATGCATTTCAGGTAGGGGCTGCCCAGGGGAGCCGACATCAGGGCCGTGAAGCCGTCATAGGAGCGGCCGAACGTCCCCACCGAACCGTTGCACCAATCCTGCTGTCCCAGCCACTGCTGGGTGTCGTAACCGTCTTGCGGTTCATCGACGTAAGGTTCCCAGACCCCCTCGGCGTCGTAGCGCCCGCGCACATCCACCAGGGCGACTCCGTAGCCGCGGCGGGCAAAGTAGAGCCCCCAGGGTACCTTCAGCGGACCGATGTTGTTCCCCCAGTAGGTCCGAAGCAGGAGACAGGGGAACTTCCCGGGCGCGTCGGGACGGTAGATGTCGGCGGAGAGATTGATCCCGTCCCTCATGGGAACCTTCACGTTGATTTTGACTCTGACCTCGTACTGTGCGGGGCCGGGTTCCCAATCTGCCTGGGCCATGGCTGCGAACACGGATAGGAACAGGGTCAAAGCCGGAACGATCAGAACTCGCGTGGTCACGCTTCGAAACATGATCTCTCCAGAAACTGAAGGAGCGGTCTGGCGAATGAGGGCAGGATAGCCTATGTGATCACCGGGAGGCGAATCGGGAACAAGGCGACCGTTCTTGGCCCGCAGTCTTCTCCCCCGCTGTTTTCGGCTCTCCCGGCAAACCGCGAAAAAGAAGAGGGGGACACAGAGACTGTCCCCTGTATCCCCTGTTCATATCCGTCCCCTATCCGTCCCCTGTATCCAGACTGTCCCCTGTTCACGGTCGGACTGTTAAGATCG of Acidobacteriota bacterium contains these proteins:
- a CDS encoding mandelate racemase/muconate lactonizing enzyme family protein, producing the protein MKISDIKTTCLNLPHREPEFVSSGYRLGTTEILIEVETDEGVTGLGECICRPNAQVIEAAILSAKPFLLGKDPRNIERILNDLRSLGNWSFFERVGNVMMGGIETALWDILGKVSGQPLYFLLGGLLRERIPIFYYLLRFPLDEMVRRSKKAVSQGFQTIFFKVGGDLNNDIAAIEAVRDAVGGKVNIRVDANEAWTPGTAIRFIKQVEKFDLEWVEEPVIINDLNALAHVRRSVNTPIAANQSSWTLYDAKRILQANAADVLVVDQWQMGGLLFYKKTAALAEAYGVGVNHHSWGETSVGHFAGFHVAASSPNFLYANQSYLSMREEDIIKGGPPRVEQGCVEIPHGPGIGVELDPEAVGRAAERYRRDGPYLAREGREDLPVTLIPQM
- a CDS encoding CocE/NonD family hydrolase; translation: MFRSVTTRVLIVPALTLFLSVFAAMAQADWEPGPAQYEVRVKINVKVPMRDGINLSADIYRPDAPGKFPCLLLRTYWGNNIGPLKVPWGLYFARRGYGVALVDVRGRYDAEGVWEPYVDEPQDGYDTQQWLGQQDWCNGSVGTFGRSYDGFTALMSAPLGSPYLKCMVPASNQQTNFGHLYNDGVPQLGVIFMAGVFLAGHTLQPNISRFAHGEATVNYEEVFRRLPLMTALDDLQEGSYYKDWLRHWKYDSYWKSYGVKEKYGRITVPAYLMSGWYDNLVHEAFRNFKGMREEGGSETARKGTKILVGPWAHGGYRMEDGKTVTFGDGADLKSVHLRWYDYWLKGIENGIDREAPIRIFVMGDDRWRDEMEWPLARTRWTNYYLSSRGSANSLHGNGRLSLQPDGSSAPTDSYRYNPHDPVPTLGGQISTHGDLKGPRDRRPVQRRDDVLVYTSQPLDRDTEVPGPVELRLYAASNAKDTDFTATLTDVYPDGRAIHICEGIMRASFRESLENPSLIEPDKIYEYRISLWETSTVFKAGHRIRLEVSSSNFPRYARNLNTGNRLGTSAEMKIAKQTIHHDSGYPSALVLPVIPR